Genomic segment of bacterium:
CGTAGAGCGGAATCCCGAAGATCATCATCACGATCATCTGCGCGATCCCTTGGGGAATCCGCGTAGCCAGAAAGTCATCGGGAACCACCATGCTGATGACGGCCGCGACGGCCACTCCCACCACCAGCCACAGCGCGATATCGCCGAGCAGTTCGATAAACGCGAAGCGCATTCCCCGCCACAGTTTCTTCGCGGGCGGCTGCGTTTTTGTCTCCTTCGCCAGTTCATCTTCCGCCGCCACGTGATACTTGAGCCAGTGTTCGTCCTCGGCGGCGTTCTTCTTGAGCAGCAGCGTAGCCACACCGCCGGCCACTCCGCTCACGAATGCGGCAATCGGCCGGAAGATCGCGAACACCCAGCCGAAAAATCCATAAGTTGCCAGAATGGAATCGAATCCGGTTTGCGGCGTGGAAATCAGGAACGAGACCGTGGCCGCGCGACTCGCTCCCCGCTTGCGCAGGCCGATAGCGGTGGGAACGACTCCACATGAACACAGCGGCATGGGCACGCCGATCAGCGATGCCCGCCACGCGCTGCCCGCCGACTCCCGCCCCAGATGACGGGTCACTGCCCGCCGCGGCACGAACGCATGCAGCAGCCCCGCAAAGGCGAAGCCCAAGAGAAGGTAGGGAGCCATCTGGCCGATCAGCCAGAGGTTCTCAAGAAGAAACAGTTTGAGGAGTTCAAGCATATTTTTCTTTCCCCCCGTTTACGGGGGGATCAAAAGGGGGGATCGGAACAAAAACTGAAAAGCTGAAAATCTCCCTCCACTCCGTGGGGGGATCAAGGGGGGGAATTCAGGCCTTAGGTATCTGATTAAGATACGGATTCGCCCTTCCAGTCGCAAGCAAAGTGCCTGCGCTACCCAACCTCCTTGAAGTTTCCAATGAGAATGATTAAGTTTCAGTAATACGTGAAAAACGCCCAAACCCAGCCATTTGCCGAGCGCCTGCGTACCGCCATCAAGCGCGCGGGCAGCCCACTCTGTGTAGGACTCGATCCCGACCCCCAAAGGATTCCCTCCCACCTCGGAGAGGGCATCGCCGCCTGCCGGAGCTTTGTCAAGAGGATCATCGAATCCACCCACGATCTCGTTGCAGCCTTTAAGGCAAATACAGCATTTTTCGAGGCTTATGGGCCGGATGGTGTTGCCCTCTTAGAGGAGATGAAGGGCTGTATCGGCGAGAATGCGCTTCTTATCGTGGATGCCAAGCGGGGGGACGTGGCCCACACAAATGAGGCTTACGCGCGGGTTTTTTTCGGGAGAATGCGGGCCGATGCCGTGACCGTCCAGCCCTATCTGGGCGGCGAACCGCTCGAGCCGTTTCTGCGCGATCCGGCGCGAGGCGCGTTTGTGCTGTGCGCAACCTCCAATCCGGGGGCGGCGGAGGTGCAGAATCTTGCCACCGAGCGCGGGCCGCTCTACCTTGAAATTGCCCGCCATGTGCGAACCTGGAGCGAGCATGCCAATATCGGCCTCGTCCTCGCAACGACCCAACCCGAGGCCATCAAGTCCGTACTTGAAGTCGCCCCTGAACTGCCGCTGCTTCTTCCCGGCGGCGGCGCGCAGGGCGGCAGGACCCGCGAAGTTCTCGCTCTTTTAAAACGCAAACAGGCTCTCGGCTTGTTCACCTTCTCGCGCAGCGTGATCTATGCGTCTTCGGGAAAAGACTTCGCCGAAGCCGCACGGCGGGAATGCGAGAGATTGAAAGCGGAACTCGTGTAGTGACACAGCTTGCTGTGTCCTCTGACGCAAAAGCGAAGATCAAGTAACCGGATCTGCACCCATTTTAGGAGATTATCATGAGACGGACACTTCTGATTGTTTCATGCCTACTTGGATTATGCGGCACTCTCGCGGCACACGCTCAGAACGTGGAATACGTCAGTTCTGCCCTGTGGGCAGGCGTCTTTGACGTTGAGGTAGTGGGCAACTATGCCTATGGCGCCTTCATGAATGGTCTCGGGATTCTGGACGTTTCCAACCCGGCCGCTCCGGCCTTGGTCAGCCAGCTTTACTGCCAGGGAACTGGCAGAGGGATTGATGTGGTGGGAAACTATGCGTATCTGGCCGACGGAATCGGCCTCAAGATCATCAGCGTGAGCAATCCTTCCAATCCCATTTTGATCGGAAGTTGCGACACGCCCGGCGCAGCTTGTGAGGTTTTCGTCTCAGGGAACTATGCTTATATAGCCGACGATTGGGCCGGACTTCAGGTTGTGAACATTTCGAATCCCAATAATCCAACAATTGCCGGAAGCTACGAGACGTTCGGCTTCACGTCTGATGTCTTCGTCTCAGGAGACTATGCCTACGTAGCGAACTACTATTCAATGTACATTCTGAACGTGAGCAATCCTGCCATCCCCGTATTCGTCGGAAGCTATGACACACAGAGCGATATCAACGGTGTTTTCGTAATCGAAGATCGTGCCTACGTGGCATACGGTCAATCCGGTCTAGCGATTTTTGATGTCGCCAATCCACAAAATCCCACGCTCATGGGAGGCTGCGAAACGCAAAATCAAGCGGTGAGCATTTTCGTAGCCCCTCCCTATGCCTATGTGGCTGACTACGATGCCGGACTGCAAATCGTAAATGTGAATAACCCGCAGCATCCCACGCTGGTTGGAAGTTGTGATACGCCCTACTTGGCAACGGGTGTTTTCGTATCGGGTTCCTGTGCTTACGTGGCTGACTATGGCGCCAGTCTGCAGATCGTGAATGTGAACAATCCGCAGAGCCCTGTCCTTGTCGGAAGCTACATGGGTGGTGCGCGGGATGTTTTCGCGGCGAATGGTTACGCCTATGTTGCTGCCGGTTATACCGGTGGTCTTCAGATCCTGAACGTGAGCAATCCCCAGAATCCCATCCTTGTTGGAAGTTGCAGCATACCCGGCAGTGCGACGTCCATCTTCGTGTCGGGCGACTATGGGTACATCGCAGGCTACTATTCCGGTTTGCAAATCGTGAATATTGCGAATCCACAGAGTCCCGCCTTGGCAGGGGGCTACAACACGGACGGCTCTGCTCAGGGTGTCTTTGTAAGAGACGGCTATGCCTATGTAGCGGACGGGTCCTCCGGTCTGCAAATTGTCAATGTGAGCAATCCGGCTAATCCAACTCGGGCGGGACATTATAATGTTCAGGGCTATGCCGTGGGCGTTTTCGTGGCCGGGAACTACGCCTATGTTGCCGCCGGCTATGAGGGTGGTCTTCAGATCGTGGATGTGAGCAATCCATCGCGTCCGCAGTTTACGGGAAGCTATGGTACACAAGGCAGCGCCGATGGTGTCTTTGTCGAGAACAACTATGCCTATGTAGCAGCCGGATATGCTCTGCTGATCATCAATGTGACAAATCCTCAGAATCCGGTTCTTGCCGGAAGCTGCGAGATGCCGGGATCCGCATGGGATGTTCTTGTATCGGGGAATTACGCCTACGTGGCGGACCATGATGGGGGACTTCGGGTGATCAACATCACGAATCCGGTCGCGCCGTTCGAGGTCGGCTTCTATGACACGCCGGGCTTGGCCGTGGGCGTAGCGGCGGCGGGGAATTACGCGTACGTGGCGGACGGGTCTTCGCTCATGATTCTGAGTTTCAATCCGCAAAACGCTGACGAACCTGCGAGCGTGCTGCCCCGCGCATTTCACCTAGCCCAGAACTATCCCAATCCCTTCAACGCAACCACCACGCTGACCTACACGCTCGACAAGACCGGCCCGGCGGAGCTTTCGATCTTCAACTCACTCGGTCAACGCGCAGTGGTGCTCTTCAGCGGAGTGCAGGAGCTCGGCGAGCATCGAATGGCGTGGGATGCATCGGACTTCCCGTCCGGCATCTACTTCGCCCGACTCTCTGCCGGAGGAAATTCGCGAACGGTCAAGATGGTTTTGTCGAAATAGGCCGAGAAACACTGGGGAGGCAAAATGACTCGTTGTACTCGATTCTATTCTGCTTCTGCAACTGCGTTGGCGGCGGTGATCCTGCTGTTCACCGCATGCTCAACGTCCGAAGACAATCCTGCGGCTCCCAACGGGAATCCAAACCACCCTCCTCAGATCGTACAGGTGGGGGGGGATCCGGACACGCTCGCCCTGAATGGCATCACGAGATTATCGGTTGCCGCGGTGGATGAGGACGGCGATTCTCTGTGCTTTCTCTGGCTGTGCAGCTACGGATCTTTTTTCGGAAACGCCACCGACTCCTCCGTGCAGTGGCAGGCGAGTAATTTGGAAGAAAGCACCGCAGATACCGTTCCCGTGACGATTCAGATTCGAGTCTGTGATCAGGCCGATACGACGTGGGGCAACACGCGCGTCATCCTGCTGACCGCCGATATTTA
This window contains:
- a CDS encoding T9SS type A sorting domain-containing protein; this encodes MRRTLLIVSCLLGLCGTLAAHAQNVEYVSSALWAGVFDVEVVGNYAYGAFMNGLGILDVSNPAAPALVSQLYCQGTGRGIDVVGNYAYLADGIGLKIISVSNPSNPILIGSCDTPGAACEVFVSGNYAYIADDWAGLQVVNISNPNNPTIAGSYETFGFTSDVFVSGDYAYVANYYSMYILNVSNPAIPVFVGSYDTQSDINGVFVIEDRAYVAYGQSGLAIFDVANPQNPTLMGGCETQNQAVSIFVAPPYAYVADYDAGLQIVNVNNPQHPTLVGSCDTPYLATGVFVSGSCAYVADYGASLQIVNVNNPQSPVLVGSYMGGARDVFAANGYAYVAAGYTGGLQILNVSNPQNPILVGSCSIPGSATSIFVSGDYGYIAGYYSGLQIVNIANPQSPALAGGYNTDGSAQGVFVRDGYAYVADGSSGLQIVNVSNPANPTRAGHYNVQGYAVGVFVAGNYAYVAAGYEGGLQIVDVSNPSRPQFTGSYGTQGSADGVFVENNYAYVAAGYALLIINVTNPQNPVLAGSCEMPGSAWDVLVSGNYAYVADHDGGLRVINITNPVAPFEVGFYDTPGLAVGVAAAGNYAYVADGSSLMILSFNPQNADEPASVLPRAFHLAQNYPNPFNATTTLTYTLDKTGPAELSIFNSLGQRAVVLFSGVQELGEHRMAWDASDFPSGIYFARLSAGGNSRTVKMVLSK
- a CDS encoding permease; translated protein: MLELLKLFLLENLWLIGQMAPYLLLGFAFAGLLHAFVPRRAVTRHLGRESAGSAWRASLIGVPMPLCSCGVVPTAIGLRKRGASRAATVSFLISTPQTGFDSILATYGFFGWVFAIFRPIAAFVSGVAGGVATLLLKKNAAEDEHWLKYHVAAEDELAKETKTQPPAKKLWRGMRFAFIELLGDIALWLVVGVAVAAVISMVVPDDFLATRIPQGIAQMIVMMIFGIPLY
- the pyrF gene encoding orotidine-5'-phosphate decarboxylase, which gives rise to MKNAQTQPFAERLRTAIKRAGSPLCVGLDPDPQRIPSHLGEGIAACRSFVKRIIESTHDLVAAFKANTAFFEAYGPDGVALLEEMKGCIGENALLIVDAKRGDVAHTNEAYARVFFGRMRADAVTVQPYLGGEPLEPFLRDPARGAFVLCATSNPGAAEVQNLATERGPLYLEIARHVRTWSEHANIGLVLATTQPEAIKSVLEVAPELPLLLPGGGAQGGRTREVLALLKRKQALGLFTFSRSVIYASSGKDFAEAARRECERLKAELV